The genomic interval tgcagcttcatgagatacacatgcatgccaaatatcaagtttctatcttcaatattgcaaaagttatggcctatgttaaagttttcggacggacagacacacagttcaactgctatatgacaccctacctggggcataacaATGTGAAATTTGATGTTTCCACTTTCTTATTCATACAGTGTTCATCGAATCTTAACTGCCGTTTGTTATAGTCTGATGTAACAATGAGAGAAAAAACAAATATCATACACACATATAAGAAGTTTATTAACCAGTGTAATTATTGACTAGAGAACACACATTTCACATATAATAATATCAAAACATAGAAGACACAAGCACTACTGATAATCTTTCATCAGGTATGAATCACAGAGCCGGAGTAGTACATTCCACTGAACACCATGAGGTTACacacaaacaacttttttattctGACCTTTCTACATAACCAGACAATTATAAGGAACATGAGCAATTTATGTCCCAATCTTACCGAATACCTAATCAGGAGCATGACCAggcattcatataataatgaataattgAAGAGGGGAAATCATGTCAAGGAAAATTAAGTTGTACCTATCTTGTTCACAAGCATGGTGCTGTGTAACCACTAAAGTTTCAGTTGAATGTACAAAGTATTGCCATCACAGTCAAGCCTCTGATTAAAAATATTGGGAAATATCCTCATAATTTTTTAAGcaataattttcataatattgaGTCAGAAATGTTTTACATCACTTCCTATTTTTATAAGGAAATATTCAAGATTGACATGTTATCATCTCAAAAAACCaaggatttaaaaaataaattttacaattCTTAAAGAAAAGTAACAAATATATCATTTACAATTTTGTTAATAATGTCTaaaaagagctgtcaccataggatgacacatgccccctataaatgttttgatagaagttatgagcattttaccatgataaatccttgaaatgcactaagtgacccagtgacctagtttttgacccggcatgacccatattcaaaaatAACCTAGATAttgtgtagatacaacttctgatccagtttggtaaagatcggatgaaaagtatttgaaatagagagcggacacgaaaagtgtgactgacagacggacagtgcgaaaactatatacatgtaccccctttcttcgaaagggggcatacaaatctttTATGCTGAACGATGCGCACATAATCTGTAAAAAATAACCATCGTGTGGGTTGAAAACAATGCCAgttataacatataaacaagaccAATCACAGTCACAAGTCATCACAACAAAATCACAGTCAGACCCTCATACAGCATAGCACATGGTTGCCGGGAACATAGTCAATTTATGACCAGTGTCATGCacaaattggtcttatgccatatgtggccagcatagCTTTAGAAAAGCCTGCTCATTTGTGCAGTCTGCTGAGGAGCTACCCAGTCTGCTATGAAGTCACACTAGGATTCATTGTCTCATATGCAGACAGGGTAGCTGGAATTATGCTGGTTGCATTTggcacaagactgattttcgcaTGATGCAGCTCATGTCAtatacaatacatacattatttaGTTATTATCAATCTCATTTGGAGCCACACATGCCACGATTTCAAATGTCCCTGGAGCATACACTCACATCAAGAAAACCTTACACGCAATCAACACACTAGATCATGTTATTACTTGTTTCTATTACTTCAAAGAAAACATGCATGATTAAACTACCGTTACTATTAAAGAAAAGTCTCTTATACATTCAATCTGATAAAAACCACTTATTTTGAACAGTCAGAAAAGCCATTAACTATTTTTCTGCCTACATGTTACTTCCTttacaacacaataatgtacatcCACCAAACTAAACCATATAACCTAAATTTTCATAAAACCATATGATTCCTTTAAAGCCCTGTACATAAGTTTGGAAATCATATCAGGGTTATTGACTCTTGGTAACCACAGCTGGATAGCACAAGTGGAAGCTGATGGAAGTCTGCCTTCACAAGTGTAGAAGTCCACATCTATCAACTTCGAAAATCCACAAGGTGGGAAACAGTCAGCCCCCGTCACAAAGGCAATAACTTCTGATAATGTTACATCAATGTCACCATCTAAAAAAAAGAGAGCATATTATAAGAAACAATAGGGAAATGATGCTCCTATAGTGCTCAACAGACCTGATGAACAAAGCAATGTGTAACTATATAAAGCTTTCCAAATATCAAAAGGTTTTGCTACGATTTGACCCTGGAACCTAGTTTTAAGCCcagcatgacccagattcaaatttgaccttgatatCATTCagataaatatttgtataagaTCATAACAAAAATAGCCTTTGCAGTGATCACTTAGCTTTTTTTAAGATTCAAGtcggacctagtttttgaccccatataaCCCAGATTCAAACTGGACCTAGATTATGGCTAGATATTGTTGATATGAACATTctgaatgaaaatataaaaatgaaaattattttttaatttttttttttgggggggggggattctggggtggggcatgggggatggtttgggtggagtgcattgtggttatgtcaggtaagtgttgttttgtcaaagtatgaaccAAATGCGatcataaagaagttatggcaatttaagcaaaatgttcaattatctaagtataaaaggggccataattctgtcaaaatgcttgatacagttgtctgctcttgtttatagattgggggttatgttggtaaagaagtatgcaaaatataaaagcaatatgtcaaaggacataggaaatatttgggaaagtaaacaaactttaacatttgcaggcGACTAATAAACGGGAACGgaaatgccggggtgagtaggatagccccactatatatatttcatatataatggtCGAGCTAACAACATACACTGAAGGATCTGAAATGCTTACCATGGGGACTTGATGCTCAggtgaccaaaaaaaattaaaactgagATTTAATGAAATGTTCTAATTTTGAAGAATTTTGTGACTcaacaatatacaaaaatatcTTTGGCCTTCAGTGTTGAAGCTAAAAGGAATTtatgcattattttaaaattcaccCCATGTTATGAAATATGAACTACACTATCTACCTTCAATAGACTGTAGAAACGCCTCCCAGCCTAATACTGAAACATCTTCAAGGGCCCTGTCATTGGACCCCACCAAACTGTAGTTCATTTTGAACAAACGTATCATTTCTTCACCTGTGATCTCTTTTGGATGAAAGCAAAACAAAGGCTCGAATAACTCTGCGTGTGATTTGACCATGTCCCATGCAAGGTTGACATCATTCATTCCGGTAGTAAATTGTGATATTTCTCCTGATATCCTACAAAACATAAAAGTACATTTGCattaaaatgcattaatatacctttattttaaagtaactttTTTGGATGGACAAAtgaaacaagagcgccgcatgacggagcaatatacgcccgattcgtgtgccattggagatgatacactgatgattgatgtatttgttttggaaataagcaaaaaaaacaacaacaacttatataactgatatattcatatatatgcattgatatcaataagtgtacacttagtctcatttgttctctaaaacacaatatttaaatcataattgtttagaccTACATAGGTATAGAATGGCAGTATTTCCTGTACTGATATTACTTATCTTGAAATTAGTTCcctaaaaactgaaataaatatttggtttgaatgtttaaatactgtttgcttttacattttatatcagcATGAATACCAAGGCTGTCTGTAATTCACCTTTATAAGATGCTTATTCTGAACTGACATCATCTGAAGCTGCATTGTTTAGAAAGACGactgtttaaaaatatactttaagaCATAGTAACGATAAAGTTGACGAAATGCTGCATTTCTTTCGATGATATGAGAAAGAATTGAAAATTTCCTTGTGTATAAgcataaaatcaatttaaaaaattgattttaGGTTGATGACAATGATAAACAGTTGCCTTTCTATAGTACCCATGCACAGTGAAAAACTCATGTACCTGTGGAAATCATGATTAGAATGAAGGAAAAATGAAACTTACcaataaacatgttgttaaaaataactcgtttcaaaaatcgcgaaaaaaataaacccgatgaaaatatcgcaaaataaaactgga from Dreissena polymorpha isolate Duluth1 chromosome 1, UMN_Dpol_1.0, whole genome shotgun sequence carries:
- the LOC127858087 gene encoding G2/M phase-specific E3 ubiquitin-protein ligase-like; this translates as MVKSHAELFEPLFCFHPKEITGEEMIRLFKMNYSLVGSNDRALEDVSVLGWEAFLQSIEDGDIDVTLSEVIAFVTGADCFPPCGFSKLIDVDFYTCEGRLPSASTCAIQLWLPRVNNPDMISKLMYRALKESYGFMKI